Part of the Elgaria multicarinata webbii isolate HBS135686 ecotype San Diego chromosome 5, rElgMul1.1.pri, whole genome shotgun sequence genome, GTAACTGATGTACTATGAAGTTTTCCATGGATTGCTTGACACAAATAAGGGAGAGATCACTAAttcaaaaaaaaatgtacattataaaaagaaaatgaaaaattagACTTGTATATCATAATGATATAAAATCGGAAGTTGTTGATATTAATAGCCTTTGCCAAGTATTATAGCCACTATTATTCTAGTCACATATGTTAATCTTCAGACAGGACAACAGCTACGCTGCAATTTCTGCTCTCTAATATGCTAACCAATTCTTCTTTGAGGCTACTTGGATAGGAAGGAAGTAAAGACATGACAGAAAACAAAGGCTTCAAGAGACGGTATGCATAGTAAGTATCATTGATTTTGTCATCAAATACAAATTGTAAACTGGAAGAAATGCtctcttctctgaaatagaaacAGACAGCTTTAACAAGTTTGCTGTTTAGGTGCATTCTGGCTGGCTTAATTCAATGTTTGCCTCTTTTAATGTGCAGTAAAAAGTAGCCTACGACACACAGAATATTAAATGAGACATAATATAGACTGGATGTGAAATTCTAACTAAACTAAGGCCTAGAGCTGAACCAAAATTTAATGTGTCCTTAATTGTCACCAGGGCCCAAAAATATACATTTACATTATTTCATAAGTTATGTGTAGATATAGACACAGTAATAGATAGTTGATTAAGTGTTCATTTTACACTAAAAACTATTGTTTCTATTTTCCAATGTGTTAAGCAATTCAGAGTACCATCAATCTTATTAAATGTTAAAGTGCTCAGTTATTATATCAAATTAGGTTAGTTGTTATAACTAACGTATTAGACATGAAAAAGACATTTACATCACATTTCCTATAACatccagcaccatggacagcaccAAGAATctgcagcaccatggacagcagcACTATGGGCTGCAGTTTCACCACAAAAATCTGCCTTACATGCTTTATAGCTCCTCCAAATAAAACGCTtgtgattgattttttttttactcagaaCACTAAGTAACTCTTTCTGCTTGCTTGAATAAGAAACACTTGGTTTTTTGTCACAAAGGTAAGCTTCCAAACTCTAAAGGTACTGTTTAAGGCATTGCAAGGTAGATTGCATCACAATCGTTTTTGTATGCTAACAACTTTGGAATTCTCACCACTCTGCTCATAAAAACAGGTAACATAGTCTATGCAAACTTTTAGAATTATCTGCTCTaaaaaagtagtaataataaccTTGTGGAACAGGTTTCCATGACAAGCAATTCCTTTCACAAAGAACTtcgctttattttttatttttattaaagtaAATTCAGACCACACAAACTTTAGACTTTCTTTGGATATGCtaagatttgttttaaaaaagcaagataaTAAGCCCTAAAGAAAATGCAGTGATTCCAGTTCCGAAGGCAATATATTACTAACCAAACACACTTCTATTAGGgttttggttattttattattgttattttcaactGTTGGAGGCCCTCAGATTTTGAAGCATTTTCTGCAAAGTGGGCAGCCAATAGCCAGACTTCAGCGTAAGCCCCACAactttcagtggggcttagtccCACATAAGTGGGCATAGGACTACAGTCTTAGAGCAACAATGGGATACTACAGCAACAATGGGATAACACTTTGTGTAAGAGTCAAACAACTGTGGCTAAGGCAAACTGAGAAATTAGCCACACACAAAGTAACAAAGCAGTCACCAAGACTCTGCCATCACTGCTTACTCTACACAGTTCACTGCAGAGTCTACTTGCAACTAATAAACCTGGAGCTAATCCCAACTCCAGAGATTTAACACAGCCAACTTGAAATATGTCATGTACAGAGGAAGAACCACCCGGGACCACTTCCTTTCCTCTATGACTCAATTGCCACACACTCTAGGTCTCCCCAGATAATTACCGAGCTTTGATTCCCTATGTTCCAAGAAACACTTTCAAACCCGGCATGCAGCGCTTTCACAGTAAATGCCCGACCAGGCTGTCCTTCAGAGAGGTCCTGAAAGTTCTCGGCTAACTAAGTAGCTAACCTTTGTCGTTCATGCTGGTTAGCCAGAAATGTGGGGTTGGGGAGGCGCATCTTTGATTGAGCAGGGGATTTCGGATCGCTCTTCTTTAATGCGTACATGCACACAGACGAAGAGACGCTGTGCCTCCAAAGTTAAGGGCCCGACCCTATCACATAGATCCTCTCGGTCCGGCAACTCCAAGGATGATTTCCCCTGCAAAGCACCCAAACCGGCGCGCCGCCAGACGCATGACGCCTTTCTTCCCAGTTCCGGGAAACAAGCGAGCGAGATCCTTTAACGACCAGGGGAAGCCCGCGCCCTACCACGTCTCTGCCGGCCCTGCCCTCGcccgcacccccaccccgagAGCCAGCCCACGCGCCCTCCTGCCGTCTTGGGCCCTGCTCGTTGGCACGCAGCCACTTTCCCGTGCCAGAGCCGCATTCCAGCCCCTGGCAGAGCGGGCCAGCGGAACCAGGAGCCCATCGCGTAGGCATGAGGAGGGCGAAGCGAGCTCTGCCCTCCCAAGGGACGGAGGATCGCCTTCCTCGTTCGCCTCTCCCACCGCGCGCTTAGGCGGGCGAAGAGAAAACAGACCACGAAGATCTCAGTCCGTGCAAAGCCCCCAAACTCCCAAGTCGAAACCATCTTGGCATCGCCAACGCGGCCAACAAAGATCCCAGCAGTAAATCCAAGGGGTTTGCGGTGGCGGTGTAAAGCAAAAGCAGACACATAGGCTGCTAGCAGGGCTCCTACCTTACAATCCTCCGGCCCCGATTTCACCGAGTACTCCTCCGCTTGCAGGTATTTCTGGAGCACAAGCTCAAACTCTCGGTATCGGTCCTGAGCCTGCTGGTCGTACTTTTGGTAAGCCAGGACGCAGCGGCGGCAAGAACGGAGCCAATCCTCCTCCCTGCTGAGCCGATCCCCATCCCCAGTGCCcctgtcgtcgtcgtcgtcgtcgccgTCGCGTTGGTCCAGAGTGCAGTTCAGAGTGTCCGAGCGGGAAAGCCCGGCGAAGAGCTCGCGCAGCGTGTAGGAATTACAAAAGGGAAGGTAGAGCTCCGTCTGGGCCGAGCCGCCGGGCTGCAGGCGGCGACAGGCAGCTTCGGCGTCGCCCAGCAGGCTGAAACACTGGCCGGCTGCCGAcgccgcagggctgctgctggGGGCCACCGCCGCCCCCTCGTCGCCCCCCATGCTTTGCTCCACGCTCTCTTGGTCCCGGTGGCGCCCGGCAGCGACCTGCCTGGCCTCAACGCAGAGCCACAGGTGGTCGGAGAGCAGCACGGTGAAGAAGAGCAGCGAGGCCAACGACAGGCGCCATTTCTGTGCCCGCTCCGAGTCAGCGAAGGGCTTGTCGGGCTCCCGCGGGCCGAAGCACACGCCCGAGCCGGCTCCTCCCGTGGGGCGGCTGCTCATATTTCGGGAGCGCGCAGCCCCGGCCGGCTCCACGGCGAGGGGGGCTCCGCAGCCGGGCTCGACGGCCCCACGGGCATGGACACTGGGCGGCGGGGCGCCAGGCTCCCCCCTCAGCGAAGGGCGAAGacgggggtggcggcggcggcggcggtactAATGGTGGTGGTGCTCCTGCGCGTTGGGTTGGGCTGGGCCGGTGGCCGTcccctgcctccctctccttccctgtcACCCGGGCATGGTCAGAGCGCGGGCCCCCATTTTGGCGCCAACACGGCCAGCCCACCGCTTCCCGCCCTTCGCCTCATGCCGCGCTCCGCcgcccccaccgcccaccccggCGCCCTGGAGAGCCAGCCGGTGGCGGCGGGGGGACCGCTAGCCGTGCCCCCGCTAGCCCAAGACGAGCCACTGGCGcctggctggctgctgctgctgctgctgctgctgctgctgctgcctgtagGTTGGCCGGGGCTGCTGAGGAGATTCCGGAGCGCcgcggctgttgctgctgctgctgccgctgctttgGAGGtggttgcttctgctgctgtggcTCTTGCTGCGGCTGCCTCTGCTCTcgctgctattgctgctgctgctgctgctgctgctagcacTGCTGGTGCCACTGCGCTGCGgctgctgttgcttctgctgAGGCTCCCGCCGGGCACGCTCCCCCCCGGCTTGCGGCGCGGATTTGGCTGCCTCCTGCCGCCCGGGGGCCACCCTCATCTTGGGGCCCTGCGCTAAGTTGCCGCCATCTTCGTCCGGGAGaagcacttttttggggggagcgCACGGCCCTTTGCGTCATCTCCTCCTGCGCCGCCAGCCTGGCGCattggcagcggcggcggcggcggcgtgctCTGCCTTCTCTCGGctgcgttgggggggggggggagcggaggaaaggggaggggggacgtTGGGGGGGATCGCCTGCTACGCGCTGCCTCGTTCTCGTTCTCCCGGCTCCGAGGATCCCCAACCAGCGGCATTCTGGCGCGAGGGGGAAATTCTCTTCCTCAGCCttgactctcctcctcctcctcctcctcctcctcctccgcagcCCAAGGAAGGTGAATGCACCGGGGGAGCCGCATGGGGTGGGTGAGTGCCTTCGGCGTGTGCCTCGCTGGGCTGCAGGGGTCGCGAGCTGACggtctttcccacccaccccaccccggtttgGCTGGCAGTGCCTCCGCGCGCCCCTCTGCCTCCGTGCCCGGCTCGAACCTAGGGCGCGTCGAGTTGCCACCACAGGCACCCTCCAACTCCGAAGCAGCCAAGCCTGCTCCGTGGTGCGGAGTGCGGCTTCAGAGCCAAACGAGCACGTTCCGCCTTGTCGCAggtaacttcccccccccccccccgatgtatTCTTTGTTTTTGAGCGGAGCAGCAAACGGAGAGCGAGGACGTCGAACACCTTCCGCCGAACCCCTTTTCTTCCCGCTGGAtaaaagtggggggtggggtaccACCacctctctccaccaccaccaccaccaaccgcTTTTCCCATTTGCCTAAACAGACCAAGCTACTTTTCTCTAGATCCGGAGAAAAATCTCGGCTGCTAACTGCCCATATGGCAGTCCACAGGAATGCAATGACAACAAAGcgtcttgtggcattttaaatGAATTTATTCAGGCATAAACTTTCGTGGACACTGCCCACCTCATCAGATGCCTGAAGCGTTGACCTCAAATTCGCAGATTTATATACATATGTtgctggcagggagggagggggaatgtaAGTTGTATTCTCAGATGGAACTGACAACACATTCCTCATGCTTTCCTCGGATAATATccaagggagaagaggaggaggagaagaagctgaACCTGAACCTGGCACTCCAATCCAGTTagattattaaaaacatagaaatgATATTTTAATTGAACCTGTTAACTAAATTGGGCACATCACTTTTTCTTGCCTGAACTCAGTTTTTCTCCCCTGAAGTGTAATAGTGAACCATTTCGCACAATCACAATATGGTCAACAAGTTGTTGGGTTattctgttcccctccccccccccctcaaaaaaaaaccaagccatgccacctgggttcagatgacatagcaAGCTGTGCCGAAACAAGTAGTTAGGGAAATTTGGCCGGCACACTTGGCAAGGGAAATAAGacaccattatttattttcctcactgcaatcgtgcaaaccagcccagttGTGCAATTCAAAATCTTACTGTCCTACCCTGCCTGGCCCATAAAAAGAATGATCTGAACCATTTGAGATCATATCTACCTGTCTTTAAGACCAGAAGGGCAGATACTTGTATTGTAGTTCACTTCTGATTAAGCTAGCAAATTTAGGACTTTTATGGTCTACTTCTGTACATATGCAATTTCTCCTAGGACCCATCTCACGTTAAAACCCCCATGTGGAAAGCCACTGGATTTGGTGCCGAACAGTGGTTCCATGGGAGGACCATGTAGCTTTTGAAAGCTGCTCACCATGTagacagccccccccctccccaagtcacATGCAGAGTCTCCCTATAAGCTCTTCACATGCTTCTGGCACTCTCTATATTTACACTTTTTTTGTAGTGAACAGCTTTTCTACCTTCCAGTTCATGTAGAGGCAACAGTTCCAGCACCACAAAAAGGATATTCATAAGAAGACTCTGGCAATGTTCAGTTGAGACTTggcagtgaacaggatgcagtccgatcttatgcatgtttattgagGAGCAGGTGCCAATGAGTGCAATAGGttgtactcccaagtaagtgtgcacaggattgcagcataaatCATTCAAAAGCCCCAAAAGTAAACAGACTACAGttgcaattttaattttaataaataattttgtcATATCCATTTATTAATTTTCTATATTAATTACAGATGTGCAATATTTTATGGACTTCTGGGGGTCATGATGCATAACATATTAATCATTTAGAATTCAAAAGATAAAGCTTGCCCAAAATCTCTGTTGGACCAATAATACATCTACTCAGCCAACTTTTAACTGCATCTCTTGAGTTCTCCGATCAAACTGGAAAAAGAAGATTGTTTTTTCAGAGAATTttggtctccccacccccaccccatgatatGCTAAATTATGCCAGGGAGCAACTACTACTAAATTATGCCAGGGAGCAACTACTACtattacacacacagagagtacgTTGTCAAGTTGACCTAATCTTATTTCATTCCAAATGCATCCGTTCTATGGTTTCTCATTAAGTTATTGCCTAGCAGATGGGAAGCATAATACATTAATTAAGTTCCATATG contains:
- the NALF1 gene encoding NALCN channel auxiliary factor 1, which gives rise to MSSRPTGGAGSGVCFGPREPDKPFADSERAQKWRLSLASLLFFTVLLSDHLWLCVEARQVAAGRHRDQESVEQSMGGDEGAAVAPSSSPAASAAGQCFSLLGDAEAACRRLQPGGSAQTELYLPFCNSYTLRELFAGLSRSDTLNCTLDQRDGDDDDDDRGTGDGDRLSREEDWLRSCRRCVLAYQKYDQQAQDRYREFELVLQKYLQAEEYSVKSGPEDCKTVYKAWLCSQYFEVTQSHCNNTIPCKQYCLEVQTRCPFILPDNDDVIYGGLSSFICTGLYDNYPTNAEPECCDVRWGLLSDNQSKGTIKTSDSMMCHRTSLTVSSASRLCNSRLKLCVLVLILLHTVLTVSAAQNSTELGFGGITNLEDNSTNEE